TCCAGCGCGCCCGCGCGGCCGCCGAGAAGCTGGGCGCGAGCACGGTCGTCGTACATCCGCCGTTCCGCTGGCAGCGCCAGTACGCCCGTGACTTCGTGAGCGGGATCTGGCGCATGGCGAACGAGACGGACGTACGGTTCGCCGTCGAGAACATGTACCCCTGGCGCTACCGCGACCGCGAAATGCTCGCCTACGCCCCCGACTGGGACGTCACCAAGGACGACTACCGGCACTTCACGATCGACCTCAGCCACGCGGCGACGTCCCGGACCGACGCGCTGGACATGGTCGGCCGGATGGGAGACCGGCTCGGCCATGTGCACCTCGCCGACGGCAACGGTTCCGCGAAGGACGAGCACCTGGTGCCCGGCCGCGGCAGCCAGCCCTGCGCCGAGCTGCTCGAAGGCCTCGCGCTGAGCGGCTTCGACGGCCATGTCGTCATCGAGGTCAACACCCGCCGCGCGATGTCCGGCGCCGAACGTGAGGCCGACCTCGCCGAGGCCCTGGCCTTCGCCCGCCTCCACCTGGCCTCGCCGGTCAAGGTGCCGCGACGATGAGAAACCGCGGGGGTGCCCGGGCCGCCGGCGACCCGGACGGTGCCTCGGCCCTCGGTGCCTCTGACAGCGCTCCGCCCCCCGGTGACCGCACCGGCGAGCCCGCCGTGGCCGACGGCACCGCCCGGAAGCGTGGTCGGCCCCGTCGTACGGAATCGGACGCGGCCGGCACCCGTGACCGCATCCTCGGTGCGGCCCGCGAGGAGTTCTCCGAGCGGGGCTACGAGAAGACGTCCGTGCGCGGCATCGCCAAGGCCGCCGGAGTCGACCCGGCCCTGGTCCACCACTACTTCGGCACCAAGGAGCAGGTCTTCGCGGCGGCCGTGGAGGTCGCCGCCGCGCCCGCGCTCAGCGGACCCGACGCGCTCGCCGACGGTCCTCTCGACGACATGGGGGAGCGCCTGACCCGTTTCGTCTTCGGTATCTGGGAGAACCCGGCGACGCGCATGCCGATCCTGGCGATCGTGCGCTCCGCCGTGAACAACGAGACCGCGGCCACCGTCTTCCGACGGCTCGTCGTCACCCAGCTGCTGCGCCGTGTCGTCGACCGGCTGGACCTGCCGGACGCGGAACTGCGGGCCGAACTGGCGGCCGCGCAGCTCGTGGGGACGGCCATGCTCCGCTACGTGATCAAGATGGAGCCGCTGGCGTCGGCGGACGTCGAGCAGATCATCGCGCGGGTGGCCCCGGTGGTGCAGGGCCATCTGACCGGGCCCTGAGCGCTCCTGACCGGGCCCGGGTCACGAGACCTGGGTCACGTACACCGCGCGGGACGGGGCCCCGATCCCCGAGACGGACATCCCGCATTCCGGACACCCCGTCCCGACCCCTGGATGACGGGCGTAGGCTCGTCAGAAGTCAGAAGTCTCATACGACGGCCGTCCCCGGAGTGTCCGACGGCCGTCTGCGAAGGAGCGAGCGACGATGCCCGAGCTGAGGTCCCGCACAGTCACCCACGGCCGCAACATGGCGGGCGCCCGCGCCCTTATGCGCGCCTCCGGTGTACCCGGTGCGGACATCGGCCGCAAGCCGATCATCGCGGTCGCCAACAGCTTCACGGAGTTCGTGCCCGGCCACACCCACCTCCAGCCCGTCGGCCGGATCGTCAGTGAGGCCATCACAGCGGCCGGAGGCATCCCGCGTGAGTTCAACACGATCGCCGTCGACGACGGCATCGCGATGGGCCACGGCGGCATGCTGTACTCCCTCCCCTCCCGCGACCTGATCGCGGACTCGGTGGAGTACATGGTCGAGGCCCACTGCGCCGACGCCCTGATCTGCATCTCCAACTGCGACAAGATCACCCCGGGCATGCTGAACGCCGCGCTGCGGCTGAACATCCCCACGGTCTTCGTCTCCGGCGGCCCGATGGAGTCCGGCCGCGCGACCCTCGTGGACGGCACGGTCCGTACGCTCGACCTGGTCGACGCGATGTCCGAGGCCGTGAACGAGAAGATCTCGGACGCGGACATGCTCCGTATCGAGGAGAACGCCTGCCCGACCTGCGGCAGCTGTTCCGGCATGTTCACCGCCAACTCGATGAACTGCCTGACCGAGGCCATCGGCCTCTCCCTCCCCGGCAACGGCTCGGTCCTCGCCACGCACACGGCCCGCAAGCAGCTGTACGTCGACGCGGCCGACACGGTCATGGACGTCACCCGGCGCTACTACGAGCAGGACGACGAGACGGTCCTGCCCCGCAACGTCGCCACCCTCGCGGCCTTCGAGAACGCCATGGCGCTGGACATCGCCATGGGCGGCTCCACCAACACGATCCTGCACCTGCTGGCCGCGGCCCAGGAAGCGGAGGTCCCCTTCGGCCTGGAGGAGATCAACGAGGTCTCGCGCCGCGTGCCGTGCCTCGCGAAGGTCGCCCCGAACGTCGCGAAGAACCGCACGTACTACATGGAGGACGTGCACCGCGCGGGCGGCATCCCCGCCCTGCTCGGCGAGCTGCACCGCGCGGGCCTGCTGAACGAGGGCGTCCACTCGGTCCACAGCCCGTCCCTCGCGGACTGGCTCAAGACGTGGGACGTCCGCGGCGGCTCCCCGTCCCCCAAGGCGCTGGAACTGTGGCACGCGGCCCCGGGCTGCGTCCGCTCCGCCGAGGCGTTCTCCCAGTCGGAGCGCTGGGAGGCCCTGGACGAGGACGCCGCCGAGGGCTGCATCCGCAGCGCCGAGCACGCGTACTCCAAGGACGGCGGCCTCGCCGTCCTCAAGGGCAACCTCGCGGTCGACGGCTGTGTCGTGAAGACAGCGGGCGTGGACGAGTCGATCTGGAGGTTCGAGGGCCCGGCGGTCGTCTGCGAGTCGCAGGAGGAGGCCGTGCAGAAAATCCTCACCCAGCAGGTCAAGGAGGGCGACGTCGTCGTCATCCGCTACGAGGGCCCCAAGGGCGGCCCCGGCATGCAGGAGATGCTCTACCCGACCTCGTACCTGAAGGGCCGCGGTCTGGGCAAGGCGTGCGCCCTGATCACCGACGGCCGCTTCTCCGGCGGCACCTCCGGGCTGTCCATCGGCCACGCCTCTCCGGAGGCGGCGGCAGGCGGCACCATCGCCCTCGTCGAGGACGGCGACCGCATCCGCATCGACATCCCGGGGCGGACGATCGAGCTCCTCGTCGACGACGCCGAACTCGCACGCCGCGAGGCCGCCCTGGGCGGCGTGTACGCCCCGAAGAACCGCGAGCGCAAGGTCTCGGCCGCGCTCCGGGCCTACGCGGCGATGGCCACGAGCGCCGACAAGGGCGCGGTGCGGGACGTGTCGAAGCTGGGCTGAGGTTTTCAGCACCGAGACACACGGGGCCGTCCCTTCGGGGGCGGCCCCTTTCTCCTTCGCGGCCCGGCACCTACGGCGTTGTCGGCCGACGGCCTGCGGTATCACCGGGGCGGGGACCTACGGCGTCACCGGCCGACGGCCTGCGGCATCACCGGGGCGGGGACCTACGGCGTTGTCGGCCGACGGCCTGCAGCATCACCGGGGCGGGGACCTGCGGCGTCACCGGCCGACGGCCTGCGGCACCACCGGGGCGAGGGACAACGGCGTTGCCGGACCGGGGGCTTGTGGTTCACCAGCCCGACTGCCCACGGCTCACCACTCCGACGGCCTGCGGCTGTCCGCCGCGAAGACCGTGCCGTCGGGGGCGGTGGCGTAGACGTGGGTGCCGGCGAGGACGGGCTCGGGCAGCGTGGCGATCACGTCGCCCGCGTTCGCGCCGAGCCGTGCCGGCGTCTGCCCGGTGAGCGTCCCCTTGCGTGCGTCCACGGCGAGCAGCCGTCCGTCGGAAGCGGTGACGAAGACGTGACCCCCGTCGGAGACCGGGACGGACCCCCGGCTCACCGAGGTTTCGAGGTGCCACAGCTGCTTGCCCGTGCCGACGTCGACGGCCTCCAGGGCGCCGCCTGTGGCCAGTACGTAGACGACACCTGCGTGCACAGTGGCCTGGGCGCCCTGACGGGGCACGGGCAAGTTCACCTTGCGGGTCGCTCCGGACTCGGGGGTGTAGCGGACCACGGCCCTGGTGTAGTCGTAGACCTGGTCGACGGAGAGGAAGAAGACGGAGCCGTCCTCGGAGCCGATGGGCGTCAGAGCGCCGTCGAGGCGTTTGTCCCACCGCACGTCACCCGTGGTCGCGTCCACGGCGGTGACCCGGGTGCTCGACCCGTCGACGGACGTGCTCGTTGCGTACACCAGCGGGTCTCCGGGAAACGTGAAGAACGACGGCGTTGCGTGGCCCGGTATCTCCTTGCTCCACCTGGTGTCGCCGGACGCGCTGGCCACGCCGGTCACCGTCCCGTCCGTCCCGGTGAGCAGGAGCATGCCGTCGGCCGACCAGACGCCGTCGTACGCCGGCACCTTGCGCTGCCAACGCGGCCGGCCCGAAGCGGGATCGAACGCCTCCAGATGGCTGCCGTAGTCGGCCAACGGCACCACGAGGCCACCGGACAGTGCGGGCGGAACGCTCCAGCGGTTCGTGTCGGCC
This is a stretch of genomic DNA from Streptomyces sp. NBC_00285. It encodes these proteins:
- the ilvD gene encoding dihydroxy-acid dehydratase is translated as MPELRSRTVTHGRNMAGARALMRASGVPGADIGRKPIIAVANSFTEFVPGHTHLQPVGRIVSEAITAAGGIPREFNTIAVDDGIAMGHGGMLYSLPSRDLIADSVEYMVEAHCADALICISNCDKITPGMLNAALRLNIPTVFVSGGPMESGRATLVDGTVRTLDLVDAMSEAVNEKISDADMLRIEENACPTCGSCSGMFTANSMNCLTEAIGLSLPGNGSVLATHTARKQLYVDAADTVMDVTRRYYEQDDETVLPRNVATLAAFENAMALDIAMGGSTNTILHLLAAAQEAEVPFGLEEINEVSRRVPCLAKVAPNVAKNRTYYMEDVHRAGGIPALLGELHRAGLLNEGVHSVHSPSLADWLKTWDVRGGSPSPKALELWHAAPGCVRSAEAFSQSERWEALDEDAAEGCIRSAEHAYSKDGGLAVLKGNLAVDGCVVKTAGVDESIWRFEGPAVVCESQEEAVQKILTQQVKEGDVVVIRYEGPKGGPGMQEMLYPTSYLKGRGLGKACALITDGRFSGGTSGLSIGHASPEAAAGGTIALVEDGDRIRIDIPGRTIELLVDDAELARREAALGGVYAPKNRERKVSAALRAYAAMATSADKGAVRDVSKLG
- a CDS encoding sugar phosphate isomerase/epimerase family protein, which encodes MAEPVVRIPDAKVALSTASVYPESTATAFEIAARLGYDGVEVMVWTDPVSQDIEALRRLSDYHGIPILAVHAPCLLITQRVWSTDPWVKLQRARAAAEKLGASTVVVHPPFRWQRQYARDFVSGIWRMANETDVRFAVENMYPWRYRDREMLAYAPDWDVTKDDYRHFTIDLSHAATSRTDALDMVGRMGDRLGHVHLADGNGSAKDEHLVPGRGSQPCAELLEGLALSGFDGHVVIEVNTRRAMSGAEREADLAEALAFARLHLASPVKVPRR
- a CDS encoding TetR/AcrR family transcriptional regulator, with the protein product MADGTARKRGRPRRTESDAAGTRDRILGAAREEFSERGYEKTSVRGIAKAAGVDPALVHHYFGTKEQVFAAAVEVAAAPALSGPDALADGPLDDMGERLTRFVFGIWENPATRMPILAIVRSAVNNETAATVFRRLVVTQLLRRVVDRLDLPDAELRAELAAAQLVGTAMLRYVIKMEPLASADVEQIIARVAPVVQGHLTGP